The genome window aaaatataaattcaccAAATATTTgcaaaatgatttaaaattagcaattatacctacctaccgatcGCTAGCCAGTTGtgattatttttaatactattcatttattataggtatttaatCAAATACCTGCGTAGGTAATTTATTCTTGAACTCGAGGTTTCAACTcctgatttttattttctggCTGATtccataggtaggtaatattcaagttttggtttttagggttccgttcccacccgaagggtgccaacaggaccctattactaaaccttcGCTGTCGACCGTctgtctatcaatccgcacatggccagcgtggtagactatggccaaaacacttctcactctgagaggagacccgtgctctgtagtgagccggcgatggtcatgatgaataaaaaaattcacagaaatgaaaaatttgaaaatggccgccatgaaattaaaaaaaaaaagtgttatttcttgtacggaacccttcctgtgtgAGTCCTActcttaatcagtacccttattataaatgtgaaagtgtgtttgtttgttggtttatccttcaatcacgtcgcaacggtgcaacagattaacgtgattttttgcatgggcttACAAAAAtaccttgagagtgacataggctactttttattccggaaaatcacagagttcccacgggatttttaaaaccctaaatccacgtggatgaagtcgcgggcatcagctagttaattgaTAAGTATCTTAAATCGATttcacgtggatttaaattggatattaaaataggtattcCCTAATCGTATATTAATTGTTGAAAATTGTCATAGAccttaattactaattagtttaGGTAGGAATAGATAGCTTGAACGACTCATCTAAGTATATTCTATCTacctcaaagtcaaagtcaaataattttacaaaatctatacttatgtataaaaggaaaaggtgactgactgcctgactgatcatcaacgcacagctcaaactactggacggatcgggctgaaatttggcatggagatagctattgacgtagacattcgctaagataggatttttgaaaattcaatccctaaggtgTAAAcgagggggttgaaatttgtgtagtccacgcttgagtccacgcgaacgaagtcgcgagcataagaaattagtcaaaataatgactaatttgtgagtaagctcacgtcaaactcattattttgactaatttcttaaactggacactttcaagtgaagatttttatataagccggtaaagatgatactgctaggggctcaatttgaatgccataagcctactttgtcgtattagtttacaaattgcgaaaaaccaaattaaatttgaatttcgcgggcagaccgtgtcttccaccttaaatGATCTAACCGTAGGTACAGAGGGCAGACGGCGGAAAGCGACTATGTAATATGTATTAGACTATGTGGAGATGCATCAGGTATTACCTATAggaatttgtaggtacctatcgtatAGGTATAATACCTATGTCCTATATGCATGCACGTCGTATAATACTCAGGCCCTATAAAAGATGTCCGACAGGTATGGAAGACACATTCCCGCCACATTAGCGACGAGATTGGGTgcgttttatattaaaaaaaaatataatatttatttgttttgtaaatattgcaagaattataatttattgtcgataataataaaaataatatttgtttatttaatattatttaatttaaaacaattaactACGTTAATTAGGCTTAAATGTAAAATAGTgtgcttttatttaaaaaaaaaattaaatgtccgATTTTTTccggttttttaaatgtaaatagaaTAAAAGTAGTTATTGGGGCGTTTCTTTGAGAAAAGGGCTAATAAATCGtacctttaatattttaattaataactagatacctagtaatttaataaaaaatctaaatgtttttaataaaaaaatttaacaaagcTTTTTTACCAAATTGTATAAGACTTGCTTTTAGATAAttcagtaaaaatataatatttatttatttttattgcacgtATTAAACAATGTTGAAGATAAGAttttctgtaggtaggtacctatataaattattCTGAAATTAATTTTCAACCTGACGCTTAATGGTACCTATTCGTACAAGAATCCGAGAGGTCAAGCCCGAGGTTCAAATCGGTAGGATTTTGATAGGATCAATAGATACTTTGTATGGTATAAGCCTAGTATGAGGAATGTTAAAAGGAAACGTGGAACATTTTTTAATTCTTGTTCTTTGCTTAAAAAATTAATCAAACTTTTTTTCAGGATCAAAATGTCTTCAATCACAAGTTGTGCGATCTTCGCTTTATGCGCTTTAATATGtgagttttaaaattttttttttttttttttttttttttttttttttcaataaatttaattcataaatttCAAGCCGACTTCTGCAAGCTTTATTGCTAGTGGAGATTTCGCCTAAAattctacataaaataaaataaaattttgaacgaaaaaattgttttttttaggcGCATCGCAGCCCGTGGAAAAGTTGCCAGTGTTGAAGCAACTCCCTTCTGAAGTGGTGTTCAGAGACCACAAGGAATTGGTGCTAGAGTGCGCCACTGAGGGCAAAGAGGATGGTATCAAGTAAGTATTGTTTTTATGATTTACTAGATTTTACGTGTTACTTAACTTCATCCGACTATAATTTATGTAATCTTTGTAAATATCTTTCAATGAAAATTATTAGTGCATTGGAAAAAAGCAACGTAGGTATATCCTTGTTGATTTTAGAGAATGCAAGCGTTTTATTTCGATATCTTCATTAATATCGGTTAAATGGATATTAGATGTGTGTGATAAACTATCATAGTACCATTTTCGCAAGCAAACAATAAGTTTTACTATAGTATCTTCTAGCTTTTTTCTTGGCTTCAAGACCTATCAGCCGGTCTATCAACTCAAGTAATTTTGATCAAACTAAGcagtttatatatacctacagcaGTCAAAGAGGCGAAAAAACTATTAGAGATAGAGATTTTTTCCAAGACacttattttctaaattgaaGTCGTGGTGTCACGCTAAACGTTCTAATAAAACCTAGTTTTTccttaatggggccgattctcttgtacataatctctaaactaaactaaaatgacacgtctaaatctattgctatccctgtcataatgttgcttgccgaaaaggatagcactagatttagacgtcttaatttagtttagtttagagattgtgcacaagagaatcggccccactgatCGATTGTTAAAATAACGGTTGCATTATCtgaataggttcctacctaaatatttttccCACTTTGCAATGCTAGAATAGTCCCGttactataatacttaaatgcttCTGTAGTTTTtgcctaataataataataactcagAACAAACtgaaaaaagtttaataatgcttagtaaggtacctatagttttatTATAGCACCAATTGCGATTTCCAGTTGTGTCATTCAAAATTTGTGACCATGCGTCTTGTTTTCAGATACGAATGGCTGAAAGATGGCAAACCTTTCACACCCATTACCCGAGTGTCCCAACACGGTAACGAAGGTACCctcattttcaaaaaccccaCCGCTAGCGAAGAAGGAGTTTACCAATGCCTCGCAGAATCACCCCTAGGGGTCGCTAGCTCACGACCAGTACATGTAAGACGCACATTCCTGGACATACCAATTAAAGCAGAACTTCAGAAGCACACGCCGATTGAGGGCAAAACATATAAATTGGACTGTAAGATACCGAATGCGTATCCTAAGCCAGACATTGTATGGATGGTGGAAAGTGACAAGTCAAAGGAAGTTGTGGCTGGGCAAAGGTGAGCATACGAAACTTAATTATTactagcatcagctagtattccacgtggaataaggtttttaaaaatcccgtgggaactctttgattttccgggataaaaagtagcttatgtcactctccaggtctttaaatatatccatgcaaaaaatcacgacaatccgttgctccgttgcgacgtgattaaaggacaacccaacaaaccaataaaaccaacaaacaaacacactttcgcatttataataagggtagagTACTGAAGTAGATTTATAAACCAATCTATATATTAAAATACACTCTTTTCAGGTTCACCATATCCGACGAAGGTGACTTATACATGTCGAATGTAACAAAGGAAGACACTGGCAACAAGAAATACCTTTGTATGGCCAATTCACCAGCTTTGGACTCCGAGATTGTCTTGGCTGAGCACGTGTTGGTTGACGTCGTAGGGGGCAAGGAGGGAGACCATGAGGTAGTCCAGCAGTATGTGACTAGAGACACCACCCTGAAGGCTGGAGAGAGCGTCTATTTGTACTGCATTTATGGTGGAAAGTGAGTACCTATGATTTCTTACTTTTTATGGCAGTTT of Maniola hyperantus chromosome 26, iAphHyp1.2, whole genome shotgun sequence contains these proteins:
- the LOC117994474 gene encoding hemolin-like is translated as MSSITSCAIFALCALICASQPVEKLPVLKQLPSEVVFRDHKELVLECATEGKEDGIKYEWLKDGKPFTPITRVSQHGNEGTLIFKNPTASEEGVYQCLAESPLGVASSRPVHVRRTFLDIPIKAELQKHTPIEGKTYKLDCKIPNAYPKPDIVWMVESDKSKEVVAGQRFTISDEGDLYMSNVTKEDTGNKKYLCMANSPALDSEIVLAEHVLVDVVGGKEGDHEVVQQYVTRDTTLKAGESVYLYCIYGGNPLAHPDWFKDGKDINNSAKDRVTRYNKSVGKRLIIKEVLLEDQGEYTCVINNEVGKVQKHTFNVKVVSAPQYVKQPEQKLIVKQGQDVTIPCQVRAVPEAKLSWTYNSKNLPEKLQAHTSSQGNVVTSDLVIKNVQKSDNGYYGCRAQNEYGDVYAETLVYVQ